Proteins encoded in a region of the Lathamus discolor isolate bLatDis1 chromosome Z, bLatDis1.hap1, whole genome shotgun sequence genome:
- the LOC136005027 gene encoding E3 ubiquitin-protein ligase NEDD4-like isoform X8 yields MATAAVEPVYGLSEDEEESRILRVKVVSGIDLAKKDIFGASDPYVKLSLYVADENRELALVQTKTIKKTLNPKWNEEFYFRVNPTNHRLLFEVFDENRLTRDDFLGQVDVPLSHLPTEDPTMERPYTFKDFLLRPRSHKSRVKGFLRLKMAYMPKNGGQEDDNSDQRDDSEHGWDVVDSNDSASQRQEELPPPPLPPGWEEKVDNLGRTYYVNHNNRTTQWHRPSLIDVGSESDNNIRQINQEAAHRRFRSRRHISEDLEPEPMESGDIPEPWETISEEASASGDALSLSLPPPPASPVSRPSPQELSEELSRRLQVTPDSNGEQLSSLIQRDPTSRLRSCSVTDAVAEQSQLSLESGPARRARSSTVTGGEEPTPSVAYIHTTPGLPSGWEERKDAKGRTYYVNHNNRTTTWTRPIMQLAEDGMVGSGANSSNHLSEPQIRRPRSLSSPTVTLSAPLEGMKDSPVRRAVKDTLSNPQSPQPSPYNSPKPQHKVAQSFLPPGWEMRIAPNGRPFFIDHNTKTTTWEDPRLKFPVHLRSKTSLNPNDLGPLPPGWEERIHLDGRTFYIDHNNKITQWEDPRLQNPAITGPAVPYSREFKQKYDYFRKKLKKPADIPNRFEMKLHRNNIFEESYRRIMSVKRPDVLKARLWIEFESEKGLDYGGVAREWFFLLSKEMFNPYYGLFEYSATDNYTLQINPNSGLCNEDHLSYFTFIGRVAGLAVYHGKLLDGFFIRPFYKMMLGKPITLKDMESVDSEYYNSLKWILENDPTELDLMFCIDEENFGQTYQVDLKPNGSEIMVTNENKREYIDLVIQWRFVNRVQKQMNAFLEGFTELLPIDLIKIFDENELELLMCGLGDVDVNDWRQHTIYKNGYCPNHPVIQWFWKAVLLMDAEKRIRLLQFVTGTSRVPMNGFAELYGSNGPQLFTIEQWGSPDKLPRAHTCFNRLDLPLYESFEDLREKLLMAVENAQGFEGVD; encoded by the exons TGACCCGTACGTGAAGCTTTCCCTGTATGTAGCAGACGAGAACAGAGAGCTCGCCCTCGTGCAGACTAAAACTATCAAGAAG ACACTGAATCCGAAATGGAATGAAGAATTTTACTTCCGA GTGAACCCAACCAACCATCGGCTCCTGTTCGAGGTGTTTGACGAGAACAGGCTG ACCAGAGACGACTTCCTGGGTCAGGTGGACGTGCCCCTCAGTCACCTCCCG ACTGAAGACCCCACCATGGAAAGGCCGTACACCTTCAAGGACTTCCTGCTCAGACCGCGAAG CCACAAGTCTCGCGTCAAGGGCTTCTTGAGGCTGAAGATGGCTTACATGCCTAAAAACGGTGGCCAGGAGGATGACAACAGCGATCAAAGGGATGACTCTGAG CACGGATGGGATGTGGTCGATTCCAATGACTCGGCATCTCAGCGCCAGGAGGAGTTACCCCCTCCGCCGCTGCCTCCGGGCTGGGAAGAGAAGGTGGACAACCTGGGCAGGACTTACTACGTCAACCACAACAACAGGACTACTCAGTGGCATCGGCCGAGCTTGAT TGATGTGGGCTCCGAGTCAGACAACAACATCAGGCAGATCAACCAGGAAGCTGCCCATCGGCGGTTCCGCTCGCGGAGGCACATCAGTGAGGACCTGGAGCCAGAGCCTATGGAGAGCGGAGACATTCCTGAG CCTTGGGAAACCATTTCAGAGGAGGCAAGTGCAAGTGGAGATGCCCTAAGCTTGTCATTGCCACCTCCGCCTGCATCTCCAGTGTCCCGGCCCAGTCCTCAGGAGCTATCTGAGGAACTGAGCAGAAGACTGCAGGTCACTCCTGATTCCAATGGGGAACAACTCAGTTCTTTGATT caAAGGGATCCTACTTCGAGATTAAGATCCTGCAGCGTAACGGATGCAGTTGCTGAACAGTCGCAGCTCTCCTTG GAGAGTGGTCCAGCGAGGAGAGCTCGTTCTTCAACTGTCACAGGGGGTGAGGAGCCAACG CCCTCCGTGGCCTACATCCACACCACCCCCGGCCTCCCATCGGGCTGGGAAGAGCGGAAGGATGCCAAGGGCAGGACCTACTACGTCAACCACAACAACCGAACCACCACGTGGACGCGGCCCATCATGCAG CTGGCAGAAGATGGGATGGTGGGGTCAGGAGCCAACAGCAGCAACCACCTCAGTGAGCCCCAGATCAGGCGGCCTCGCAGCCTCAGCTCACCCACCGTGACCCTCTCTGCTCCACTGGAG GGCATGAAGGACTCCCCGGTGCGCAGGGCGGTGAAGGACACCCTCTCCAACCCGCAGTCTCCACAGCCCTCCCCTTACAACTCCCCTAAGCCACAACATAAAGTTGCTCAGAGCTTCCTCCCTCCTGGCTGGGAGATGCGGATAGCGCCCAACGGCCGGCCCTTCTTCATCGACcacaacaccaaaaccaccacGTGG GAGGACCCAAGGCTGAAATTCCCAGTGCATTTGAGATCTAAAACATCCCTGAACCCAAATGATTTGGGCCCTCTTCCT CCTGGTTGGGAGGAAAGAATACACCTGGACGGAAGAACCTTCTATATAGACCATA ATAACAAGATCACGCAGTGGGAAGACCCCAGGCTGCAGAACCCAGCCATTACTGGTCCA GCAGTTCCCTACTCCAGGGAGTTCAAGCAGAAGTATGACTATTTCCGGAAGAAGTTGAAGAAACCA GCCGATATCCCGAACCGCTTTGAGATGAAACTGCACAGGAACAACATCTTTGAGGAGTCCTACCGCAGGATCATGTCCGTGAAGAGACCCgatgtgctcaaagccaggcTCTGGATTGAGTTTGAGTCCGAGAAAGGCCTTGACTATGGAGGGGTGGCCAGAGAGTGGTTTTTCCTCTTGTCCAAGGAGATGTTTAACCCTTATTACGGTCTCTTTGAGTACTCAGCAAC GGACAACTACACACTTCAGATTAATCCTAATTCAGGTCTCTGTAACGAAGACCACTTGTCCTACTTCACCTTCATCGGCCGCGTGGCCGGGCTGGCCGTGTACCACGGCAAGCTCCTGGACG GCTTCTTCATCAGACCTTTCTACAAGATGATGCTGGGGAAGCCCATAACTCTGAAGGACATGGAGTCAGTG GACAGCGAATACTACAACTCCTTGAAGTGGATCCTGGAAAACGACCCCACGGAGCTGGATCTCATGTTCTGCATCGACGAGGAGAACTTCGGCCAG ACGTACCAGGTGGACCTGAAGCCCAACGGCTCCGAGATCATGGTGACGAATGAGAACAAGCGGGAGTACATCGA CCTGGTGATCCAGTGGAGGTTTGTGAACAGGGTTCAGAAGCAGATGAACGCGTTCCTGGAG GGattcacagagctgctgcctatTGATCTGATTAAGATTTTTGATGAGAACGAGCTAGAG TTGCTGATGTGTGGCCTCGGCGACGTGGATGTCAACGACTGGAGACAACACACCATCTACAAGAACGGCTACTGCCCCAACCACCCCGTCATCCAGTGGTTCTGGAAG GCTGTTCTGCTGATGGATGCTGAGAAACGGATCCGGCTGCTGCAGTTCGTCACGGGGACCTCACGTGTGCCTATGAATGGATTTGCTGAACTCTATG GTTCAAATGGTCCTCAGCTGTTTACAATAGAGCAATGGGGAAGTCCTGATAAGCTGCCCAGAGCTCACACATG CTTTAATCGCCTCGATTTACCTCTCTATGAATCCTTTGAAGACCTGCGGGAGAAGCTCCTGATGGCGGTGGAGAACGCGCAAGGCTTTGAAGGAGTGGATTAG
- the LOC136005027 gene encoding E3 ubiquitin-protein ligase NEDD4-like isoform X7 gives MATAAVEPVYGLSEDEEESRILRVKVVSGIDLAKKDIFGASDPYVKLSLYVADENRELALVQTKTIKKTLNPKWNEEFYFRVNPTNHRLLFEVFDENRLTRDDFLGQVDVPLSHLPTEDPTMERPYTFKDFLLRPRSHKSRVKGFLRLKMAYMPKNGGQEDDNSDQRDDSEHGWDVVDSNDSASQRQEELPPPPLPPGWEEKVDNLGRTYYVNHNNRTTQWHRPSLIDVGSESDNNIRQINQEAAHRRFRSRRHISEDLEPEPMESGDIPEPWETISEEASASGDALSLSLPPPPASPVSRPSPQELSEELSRRLQVTPDSNGEQLSSLIQRDPTSRLRSCSVTDAVAEQSQLSLESGPARRARSSTVTGGEEPTPSVAYIHTTPGLPSGWEERKDAKGRTYYVNHNNRTTTWTRPIMQLAEDGMVGSGANSSNHLSEPQIRRPRSLSSPTVTLSAPLEGMKDSPVRRAVKDTLSNPQSPQPSPYNSPKPQHKVAQSFLPPGWEMRIAPNGRPFFIDHNTKTTTWEDPRLKFPVHLRSKTSLNPNDLGPLPPGWEERIHLDGRTFYIDHRSQVLICGDIDTRDLVPSYDNKITQWEDPRLQNPAITGPAVPYSREFKQKYDYFRKKLKKPADIPNRFEMKLHRNNIFEESYRRIMSVKRPDVLKARLWIEFESEKGLDYGGVAREWFFLLSKEMFNPYYGLFEYSATDNYTLQINPNSGLCNEDHLSYFTFIGRVAGLAVYHGKLLDGFFIRPFYKMMLGKPITLKDMESVDSEYYNSLKWILENDPTELDLMFCIDEENFGQTYQVDLKPNGSEIMVTNENKREYIDLVIQWRFVNRVQKQMNAFLEGFTELLPIDLIKIFDENELELLMCGLGDVDVNDWRQHTIYKNGYCPNHPVIQWFWKAVLLMDAEKRIRLLQFVTGTSRVPMNGFAELYGSNGPQLFTIEQWGSPDKLPRAHTCFNRLDLPLYESFEDLREKLLMAVENAQGFEGVD, from the exons TGACCCGTACGTGAAGCTTTCCCTGTATGTAGCAGACGAGAACAGAGAGCTCGCCCTCGTGCAGACTAAAACTATCAAGAAG ACACTGAATCCGAAATGGAATGAAGAATTTTACTTCCGA GTGAACCCAACCAACCATCGGCTCCTGTTCGAGGTGTTTGACGAGAACAGGCTG ACCAGAGACGACTTCCTGGGTCAGGTGGACGTGCCCCTCAGTCACCTCCCG ACTGAAGACCCCACCATGGAAAGGCCGTACACCTTCAAGGACTTCCTGCTCAGACCGCGAAG CCACAAGTCTCGCGTCAAGGGCTTCTTGAGGCTGAAGATGGCTTACATGCCTAAAAACGGTGGCCAGGAGGATGACAACAGCGATCAAAGGGATGACTCTGAG CACGGATGGGATGTGGTCGATTCCAATGACTCGGCATCTCAGCGCCAGGAGGAGTTACCCCCTCCGCCGCTGCCTCCGGGCTGGGAAGAGAAGGTGGACAACCTGGGCAGGACTTACTACGTCAACCACAACAACAGGACTACTCAGTGGCATCGGCCGAGCTTGAT TGATGTGGGCTCCGAGTCAGACAACAACATCAGGCAGATCAACCAGGAAGCTGCCCATCGGCGGTTCCGCTCGCGGAGGCACATCAGTGAGGACCTGGAGCCAGAGCCTATGGAGAGCGGAGACATTCCTGAG CCTTGGGAAACCATTTCAGAGGAGGCAAGTGCAAGTGGAGATGCCCTAAGCTTGTCATTGCCACCTCCGCCTGCATCTCCAGTGTCCCGGCCCAGTCCTCAGGAGCTATCTGAGGAACTGAGCAGAAGACTGCAGGTCACTCCTGATTCCAATGGGGAACAACTCAGTTCTTTGATT caAAGGGATCCTACTTCGAGATTAAGATCCTGCAGCGTAACGGATGCAGTTGCTGAACAGTCGCAGCTCTCCTTG GAGAGTGGTCCAGCGAGGAGAGCTCGTTCTTCAACTGTCACAGGGGGTGAGGAGCCAACG CCCTCCGTGGCCTACATCCACACCACCCCCGGCCTCCCATCGGGCTGGGAAGAGCGGAAGGATGCCAAGGGCAGGACCTACTACGTCAACCACAACAACCGAACCACCACGTGGACGCGGCCCATCATGCAG CTGGCAGAAGATGGGATGGTGGGGTCAGGAGCCAACAGCAGCAACCACCTCAGTGAGCCCCAGATCAGGCGGCCTCGCAGCCTCAGCTCACCCACCGTGACCCTCTCTGCTCCACTGGAG GGCATGAAGGACTCCCCGGTGCGCAGGGCGGTGAAGGACACCCTCTCCAACCCGCAGTCTCCACAGCCCTCCCCTTACAACTCCCCTAAGCCACAACATAAAGTTGCTCAGAGCTTCCTCCCTCCTGGCTGGGAGATGCGGATAGCGCCCAACGGCCGGCCCTTCTTCATCGACcacaacaccaaaaccaccacGTGG GAGGACCCAAGGCTGAAATTCCCAGTGCATTTGAGATCTAAAACATCCCTGAACCCAAATGATTTGGGCCCTCTTCCT CCTGGTTGGGAGGAAAGAATACACCTGGACGGAAGAACCTTCTATATAGACCATA GAAGCCAGGTGTTGATTTGTGGAGACATTGATACCAGAGACTTAGTGCCCTCGTACG ATAACAAGATCACGCAGTGGGAAGACCCCAGGCTGCAGAACCCAGCCATTACTGGTCCA GCAGTTCCCTACTCCAGGGAGTTCAAGCAGAAGTATGACTATTTCCGGAAGAAGTTGAAGAAACCA GCCGATATCCCGAACCGCTTTGAGATGAAACTGCACAGGAACAACATCTTTGAGGAGTCCTACCGCAGGATCATGTCCGTGAAGAGACCCgatgtgctcaaagccaggcTCTGGATTGAGTTTGAGTCCGAGAAAGGCCTTGACTATGGAGGGGTGGCCAGAGAGTGGTTTTTCCTCTTGTCCAAGGAGATGTTTAACCCTTATTACGGTCTCTTTGAGTACTCAGCAAC GGACAACTACACACTTCAGATTAATCCTAATTCAGGTCTCTGTAACGAAGACCACTTGTCCTACTTCACCTTCATCGGCCGCGTGGCCGGGCTGGCCGTGTACCACGGCAAGCTCCTGGACG GCTTCTTCATCAGACCTTTCTACAAGATGATGCTGGGGAAGCCCATAACTCTGAAGGACATGGAGTCAGTG GACAGCGAATACTACAACTCCTTGAAGTGGATCCTGGAAAACGACCCCACGGAGCTGGATCTCATGTTCTGCATCGACGAGGAGAACTTCGGCCAG ACGTACCAGGTGGACCTGAAGCCCAACGGCTCCGAGATCATGGTGACGAATGAGAACAAGCGGGAGTACATCGA CCTGGTGATCCAGTGGAGGTTTGTGAACAGGGTTCAGAAGCAGATGAACGCGTTCCTGGAG GGattcacagagctgctgcctatTGATCTGATTAAGATTTTTGATGAGAACGAGCTAGAG TTGCTGATGTGTGGCCTCGGCGACGTGGATGTCAACGACTGGAGACAACACACCATCTACAAGAACGGCTACTGCCCCAACCACCCCGTCATCCAGTGGTTCTGGAAG GCTGTTCTGCTGATGGATGCTGAGAAACGGATCCGGCTGCTGCAGTTCGTCACGGGGACCTCACGTGTGCCTATGAATGGATTTGCTGAACTCTATG GTTCAAATGGTCCTCAGCTGTTTACAATAGAGCAATGGGGAAGTCCTGATAAGCTGCCCAGAGCTCACACATG CTTTAATCGCCTCGATTTACCTCTCTATGAATCCTTTGAAGACCTGCGGGAGAAGCTCCTGATGGCGGTGGAGAACGCGCAAGGCTTTGAAGGAGTGGATTAG
- the LOC136005027 gene encoding E3 ubiquitin-protein ligase NEDD4-like isoform X5 yields the protein MAHRLRFHFGSGRSNTAPESEVLAPEREEELFMAFHTLPRRSGPHAPARDGAGREAQEARSLQRSTSMFIPQLLSAGDARPTRSSSMHISLQRSAANGGMESAQESAEETLPWKPRVRSRPSSPEGTPENSPPGLLEALGQGINGTVRCPRRVFQPLPPEQQSEDASAASPGDEAAAALNISGVRIQHRASSADVPQLTLLPFGPEAGDNIPGARRWSLQHVPDAGAPAGKKLFVLQLQQPHASGPGGECNFGLTGTKGDRLVRYPRIRLERSPSHPIPPAQGQPADHGSGSEAHRTGPATSPSPKERLPQGCLFKLGPEQKRFRILVTRGPEEQEGPAPTSTATRDDFLGQVDVPLSHLPTEDPTMERPYTFKDFLLRPRSHKSRVKGFLRLKMAYMPKNGGQEDDNSDQRDDSEHGWDVVDSNDSASQRQEELPPPPLPPGWEEKVDNLGRTYYVNHNNRTTQWHRPSLIDVGSESDNNIRQINQEAAHRRFRSRRHISEDLEPEPMESGDIPEQRDPTSRLRSCSVTDAVAEQSQLSLESGPARRARSSTVTGGEEPTPSVAYIHTTPGLPSGWEERKDAKGRTYYVNHNNRTTTWTRPIMQLAEDGMVGSGANSSNHLSEPQIRRPRSLSSPTVTLSAPLEGMKDSPVRRAVKDTLSNPQSPQPSPYNSPKPQHKVAQSFLPPGWEMRIAPNGRPFFIDHNTKTTTWEDPRLKFPVHLRSKTSLNPNDLGPLPPGWEERIHLDGRTFYIDHRSQVLICGDIDTRDLVPSYDNKITQWEDPRLQNPAITGPAVPYSREFKQKYDYFRKKLKKPADIPNRFEMKLHRNNIFEESYRRIMSVKRPDVLKARLWIEFESEKGLDYGGVAREWFFLLSKEMFNPYYGLFEYSATDNYTLQINPNSGLCNEDHLSYFTFIGRVAGLAVYHGKLLDGFFIRPFYKMMLGKPITLKDMESVDSEYYNSLKWILENDPTELDLMFCIDEENFGQTYQVDLKPNGSEIMVTNENKREYIDLVIQWRFVNRVQKQMNAFLEGFTELLPIDLIKIFDENELELLMCGLGDVDVNDWRQHTIYKNGYCPNHPVIQWFWKAVLLMDAEKRIRLLQFVTGTSRVPMNGFAELYGSNGPQLFTIEQWGSPDKLPRAHTCFNRLDLPLYESFEDLREKLLMAVENAQGFEGVD from the exons atggccCATCGCCTCCGCTTCCACTTTGGCTCGGGCAGGAGCAACACGGCCCCCGAGTCGGAGGTGCTGGCCccggagagggaagaggagctcTTCATGGCATTCCACACTTTGCCAAGGAGGAGCGGCCCGCACGCCCCGGCCCGGGATGGCGCTGGGAGGGAGGCGCAGGAAGCGCGCTCCCTCCAAAGGAGCACATCCATGTTCATCCCGCAGCTGCTGAGCGCGGGGGATGCGCGTCCAACCCGGAGCTCCTCCATGCACATCTCCCTCCAGCGCTCGGCTGCCAACGGCGGCATGGAATCTGCTCAGGAATCTGCCGAGGAGACGCTTCCTTGGAAACCCCGTGTGCGAAGCCGCCCTTCTTCTCCAGAGGGCACTCCGGAAAATTCCCCTCCGGGGCTGCTGGAAGCCCTGGGGCAAGGGATTAATGGCACAGTTCGCTGTCCTCGCAGGGTATTCCAGCCTCTTCCTCCCGAGCAGCAGAGCGAGGATGCTTCAGCAGCTTCGCCAGGAGATGAGGCAGCTGCCGCTTTAAACATCAGCGGTGTGAGGATCCAGCATCGCGCTTCCAGCGCGGATGTGCCGCAGCTTACTCTGCTCCCCTTTGGGCCCGAGGCTGGAGATAACATTCCCGGAGCCCGGCGCTGGTCCCTGCAGCATGTGCCCGATGCGGGAGCGCCCgcagggaagaagctctttGTGCTCCAGTTACAGCAGCCCCACGCGAGTGGCCCGGGAGGGGAATGCAACTTCGGCTTGACGGGCACGAAAGGGGACAGGCTGGTGCGGTACCCGCGGATCCGCCTGGAAAGGAGcccttcccaccccatcccGCCCGCGCAAGGCCAGCCTGCGGACCACGGCTCCGGTTCGGAAGCGCACAGGACCGGCCCTGCCACCTCTCCCAGCCCAAAGGAGCGGCTTCCTCAGGGCTGCCTCTTCAAACTCGGGCCGGAGCAGAAGCGCTTCCGCATCCTGGTCACCCGCGGTCCCGAGGAGCAGGAGGGTCCTGCCCCGACCAGCACCGCA ACCAGAGACGACTTCCTGGGTCAGGTGGACGTGCCCCTCAGTCACCTCCCG ACTGAAGACCCCACCATGGAAAGGCCGTACACCTTCAAGGACTTCCTGCTCAGACCGCGAAG CCACAAGTCTCGCGTCAAGGGCTTCTTGAGGCTGAAGATGGCTTACATGCCTAAAAACGGTGGCCAGGAGGATGACAACAGCGATCAAAGGGATGACTCTGAG CACGGATGGGATGTGGTCGATTCCAATGACTCGGCATCTCAGCGCCAGGAGGAGTTACCCCCTCCGCCGCTGCCTCCGGGCTGGGAAGAGAAGGTGGACAACCTGGGCAGGACTTACTACGTCAACCACAACAACAGGACTACTCAGTGGCATCGGCCGAGCTTGAT TGATGTGGGCTCCGAGTCAGACAACAACATCAGGCAGATCAACCAGGAAGCTGCCCATCGGCGGTTCCGCTCGCGGAGGCACATCAGTGAGGACCTGGAGCCAGAGCCTATGGAGAGCGGAGACATTCCTGAG caAAGGGATCCTACTTCGAGATTAAGATCCTGCAGCGTAACGGATGCAGTTGCTGAACAGTCGCAGCTCTCCTTG GAGAGTGGTCCAGCGAGGAGAGCTCGTTCTTCAACTGTCACAGGGGGTGAGGAGCCAACG CCCTCCGTGGCCTACATCCACACCACCCCCGGCCTCCCATCGGGCTGGGAAGAGCGGAAGGATGCCAAGGGCAGGACCTACTACGTCAACCACAACAACCGAACCACCACGTGGACGCGGCCCATCATGCAG CTGGCAGAAGATGGGATGGTGGGGTCAGGAGCCAACAGCAGCAACCACCTCAGTGAGCCCCAGATCAGGCGGCCTCGCAGCCTCAGCTCACCCACCGTGACCCTCTCTGCTCCACTGGAG GGCATGAAGGACTCCCCGGTGCGCAGGGCGGTGAAGGACACCCTCTCCAACCCGCAGTCTCCACAGCCCTCCCCTTACAACTCCCCTAAGCCACAACATAAAGTTGCTCAGAGCTTCCTCCCTCCTGGCTGGGAGATGCGGATAGCGCCCAACGGCCGGCCCTTCTTCATCGACcacaacaccaaaaccaccacGTGG GAGGACCCAAGGCTGAAATTCCCAGTGCATTTGAGATCTAAAACATCCCTGAACCCAAATGATTTGGGCCCTCTTCCT CCTGGTTGGGAGGAAAGAATACACCTGGACGGAAGAACCTTCTATATAGACCATA GAAGCCAGGTGTTGATTTGTGGAGACATTGATACCAGAGACTTAGTGCCCTCGTACG ATAACAAGATCACGCAGTGGGAAGACCCCAGGCTGCAGAACCCAGCCATTACTGGTCCA GCAGTTCCCTACTCCAGGGAGTTCAAGCAGAAGTATGACTATTTCCGGAAGAAGTTGAAGAAACCA GCCGATATCCCGAACCGCTTTGAGATGAAACTGCACAGGAACAACATCTTTGAGGAGTCCTACCGCAGGATCATGTCCGTGAAGAGACCCgatgtgctcaaagccaggcTCTGGATTGAGTTTGAGTCCGAGAAAGGCCTTGACTATGGAGGGGTGGCCAGAGAGTGGTTTTTCCTCTTGTCCAAGGAGATGTTTAACCCTTATTACGGTCTCTTTGAGTACTCAGCAAC GGACAACTACACACTTCAGATTAATCCTAATTCAGGTCTCTGTAACGAAGACCACTTGTCCTACTTCACCTTCATCGGCCGCGTGGCCGGGCTGGCCGTGTACCACGGCAAGCTCCTGGACG GCTTCTTCATCAGACCTTTCTACAAGATGATGCTGGGGAAGCCCATAACTCTGAAGGACATGGAGTCAGTG GACAGCGAATACTACAACTCCTTGAAGTGGATCCTGGAAAACGACCCCACGGAGCTGGATCTCATGTTCTGCATCGACGAGGAGAACTTCGGCCAG ACGTACCAGGTGGACCTGAAGCCCAACGGCTCCGAGATCATGGTGACGAATGAGAACAAGCGGGAGTACATCGA CCTGGTGATCCAGTGGAGGTTTGTGAACAGGGTTCAGAAGCAGATGAACGCGTTCCTGGAG GGattcacagagctgctgcctatTGATCTGATTAAGATTTTTGATGAGAACGAGCTAGAG TTGCTGATGTGTGGCCTCGGCGACGTGGATGTCAACGACTGGAGACAACACACCATCTACAAGAACGGCTACTGCCCCAACCACCCCGTCATCCAGTGGTTCTGGAAG GCTGTTCTGCTGATGGATGCTGAGAAACGGATCCGGCTGCTGCAGTTCGTCACGGGGACCTCACGTGTGCCTATGAATGGATTTGCTGAACTCTATG GTTCAAATGGTCCTCAGCTGTTTACAATAGAGCAATGGGGAAGTCCTGATAAGCTGCCCAGAGCTCACACATG CTTTAATCGCCTCGATTTACCTCTCTATGAATCCTTTGAAGACCTGCGGGAGAAGCTCCTGATGGCGGTGGAGAACGCGCAAGGCTTTGAAGGAGTGGATTAG